In Arachis hypogaea cultivar Tifrunner chromosome 2, arahy.Tifrunner.gnm2.J5K5, whole genome shotgun sequence, a genomic segment contains:
- the LOC112747390 gene encoding meiotic recombination protein SPO11-2 isoform X1 — MEDLRNPMLKFFSDQELCYAEIVPSAQVRARIEVSVLNFLKNLNASNPAISDLPLIQRKFCNSRVNHSLMTDLSCVFLSHSVSSRSLMRPNAAKAFVRVWKVMELCYQILLQEKRVTQRELYYKLLCDSPHLFPSQIDVNRTIQDVVALLRCSRYSLGIMASSRGLVAGRLTFQEPGKEVVDCSVCGSSAHTIPGDVNLLENLILDTDARYIIIVEKHAIFQRLAEDQIFNQIPSILVTAKGYPDMATRVLLHRIHRTFPDLPILALVDWNPAGLAILCTFKFGSVTMGLEAYRYACNVKWLGLRGQDLEMLPDESLVPLKPKDLQIAQSLMSSGILQGNYRDEVALMVQSGRRAEIEALYFHGYDYLGKYIAKKIVQSDYI, encoded by the exons ATGGAAGATCTTCGGAATCCAATGCTGAAGTTCTTCTCTGATCAAGAGCTTTGTTATGCTGAGATCGTCCCTAGTGCTCAG GTCCGAGCTAGAATTGAAGTTTCAGTGCTCAATTTTCTCAAGAATTTGAATGCATCAAACCCCGCCATCTCAGATTTGCCTCTG ATTCAGAGAAAATTTTGCAACAGCCGAGTAAATCATAGCTTGATGACCGACCTATCATGTGTTTTCCTCTCCCATTCTGTTTCTTCGAGGTCCTTGATGAGGCCTAATGCAGCAAAGGCCTTCGTTAGag TGTGGAAGGTGATGGAGTTGTGCTATCAGATATTGCTTCAGGAAAAGCGTGTCACGCAGAGGGAGCTATACTACAAGCTTCTGTGCGATTCGCCACATCTGTTTCCTTCTCAGATAGATGTCAACAGGACAATCCAAG ATGTCGTGGCATTGCTTAGGTGCAGCCGATACAGTCTCGGAATCATGGCATCTAGTCGAGGTTTAGTAGCCGGCCGCCTTACTTTTCAG GAGCCGGGCAAAGAGGTTGTTGATTGCTCTGTATGCGGATCTTCTGCACATACAATTCCGGGAGACGTGAATTTGTTAGAAAACTTGATTCTAGATACTGATGCTAGATACATTATAATTGTGGAGAAG CATGCAATATTTCAGCGGCTTGCTGAGGAtcaaatttttaatcaaattccaAGCATTCTTGTCACAGCTAAAGGTTATCCAGATATGGCAACGAG AGTTCTTCTTCATCGAATCCATCGAACATTTCCTGACTTGCCAATTTTAGCTTTGGTGGATTG GAATCCTGCTGGATTAGCTATTTTGTGCACCTTCAAATTTGGAAGTGTTACAATGGGCCTAGAGGCATACAGATACG CGTGCAATGTGAAATGGTTAGGCTTACGGGGGCAAGATCTAGAGATGTTGCCTGACGAATCTTTGGTTCCATTAAAGCCAAAGGATCTTCAAATTGCTCAAAGCTTGATGTCCTCCGGAATCTTACAG gGGAATTACAGAGATGAGGTGGCCTTAATGGTCCAGAGTGGTAGGCGAGCTGAAATCGAGGCCCTATACTTTCATGGGTATGATTATTTGGGGAAGTACATAGCTAAAAAGATTGTTCAGTCCGATTATATATAA
- the LOC112747390 gene encoding meiotic recombination protein SPO11-2 isoform X2, with amino-acid sequence MEDLRNPMLKFFSDQELCYAEIVPSAQVRARIEVSVLNFLKNLNASNPAISDLPLIQRKFCNSRVNHSLMTDLSCVFLSHSVSSRSLMRPNAAKAFVRVWKVMELCYQILLQEKRVTQRELYYKLLCDSPHLFPSQIDVNRTIQDVVALLRCSRYSLGIMASSRGLVAGRLTFQEPGKEVVDCSVCGSSAHTIPGDVNLLENLILDTDARYIIIVEKHAIFQRLAEDQIFNQIPSILVTAKGYPDMATRVLLHRIHRTFPDLPILALVDW; translated from the exons ATGGAAGATCTTCGGAATCCAATGCTGAAGTTCTTCTCTGATCAAGAGCTTTGTTATGCTGAGATCGTCCCTAGTGCTCAG GTCCGAGCTAGAATTGAAGTTTCAGTGCTCAATTTTCTCAAGAATTTGAATGCATCAAACCCCGCCATCTCAGATTTGCCTCTG ATTCAGAGAAAATTTTGCAACAGCCGAGTAAATCATAGCTTGATGACCGACCTATCATGTGTTTTCCTCTCCCATTCTGTTTCTTCGAGGTCCTTGATGAGGCCTAATGCAGCAAAGGCCTTCGTTAGag TGTGGAAGGTGATGGAGTTGTGCTATCAGATATTGCTTCAGGAAAAGCGTGTCACGCAGAGGGAGCTATACTACAAGCTTCTGTGCGATTCGCCACATCTGTTTCCTTCTCAGATAGATGTCAACAGGACAATCCAAG ATGTCGTGGCATTGCTTAGGTGCAGCCGATACAGTCTCGGAATCATGGCATCTAGTCGAGGTTTAGTAGCCGGCCGCCTTACTTTTCAG GAGCCGGGCAAAGAGGTTGTTGATTGCTCTGTATGCGGATCTTCTGCACATACAATTCCGGGAGACGTGAATTTGTTAGAAAACTTGATTCTAGATACTGATGCTAGATACATTATAATTGTGGAGAAG CATGCAATATTTCAGCGGCTTGCTGAGGAtcaaatttttaatcaaattccaAGCATTCTTGTCACAGCTAAAGGTTATCCAGATATGGCAACGAG AGTTCTTCTTCATCGAATCCATCGAACATTTCCTGACTTGCCAATTTTAGCTTTGGTGGATTGGTAA